A stretch of the Schistocerca serialis cubense isolate TAMUIC-IGC-003099 chromosome 2, iqSchSeri2.2, whole genome shotgun sequence genome encodes the following:
- the LOC126457690 gene encoding uncharacterized protein LOC126457690 isoform X14, whose protein sequence is MKAALLLVAALVAVAEVHGQPEESTTANIGNENLSTGNITAENIFLGRSSYTEDDGDTICVAADNKFYLYANSLKLYSCYNQLPKVYVVKPKSLCKPYLSDCPRN, encoded by the exons CACTGGTAGCAGTGGCGGAGGTCCACGGACAACCAGAAGAGTCGACCACCGCCAACATCGGGAATGAGAATCTAAGCACGGGAAATATCACGGCTGAGAATATATTTCTGGGGAGGTCGTCCTACACGGAAGATGACGGTGATACCATTTGTGTCGCAGCAGACAACAAGTTCTACTTGTATGCTAATTCGTTGAAGCTGTATTCTTGCTACAACCAATTACCGAAAG TTTACGTGGTGAAACCAAAGAGTCTGTGCAAACCATACCTGTCAGATTGTCCCAGGAACTAG
- the LOC126457690 gene encoding uncharacterized protein LOC126457690 isoform X15: MKATLLLVVALVAVAEVHGQPEESTTANIGNENLSTGNITAENIFLGRSSYTEDDGDTICVAADNKFYLYANSLKLYSCYNQLPKVYVVKPKSLCKPYLSDCPRN; encoded by the exons CACTGGTAGCAGTGGCGGAGGTCCACGGACAACCAGAAGAGTCGACCACCGCCAACATCGGGAATGAGAATCTAAGCACGGGAAATATCACGGCTGAGAATATATTTCTGGGGAGGTCGTCCTACACGGAAGATGACGGTGATACCATTTGTGTCGCAGCAGACAACAAGTTCTACTTGTATGCTAATTCGTTGAAGCTGTATTCTTGCTACAACCAATTACCGAAAG TTTACGTGGTGAAACCAAAGAGTCTGTGCAAACCATACCTGTCAGATTGTCCCAGGAACTAG